Proteins found in one Enterococcus sp. 9D6_DIV0238 genomic segment:
- a CDS encoding MurR/RpiR family transcriptional regulator has translation MQQNIILTIQDHLKTLPGSEQKVAEYILTNTNEVITLSAQELAKKSGSSPAAIIRFCRSIEVNGFTDLKLQLSANLGAVDTQMYTEVENGETTAAIKEKLQHRLVHVLERTNEHLEVEAIDRAVSEVEESEIVFVYGLGASSLVAQDIYQKFTRLGLSVFFTMDLHLFASALGTNQLKGLFIGISNSGTNPETNALAELAIEKGLPVVALTADRESDLAQKSKILLLTPKGEEAPLRSAATVSLTAQLYVVDVLFFAYGAKNYDKTLEKIQHSRGAVEILKRYKV, from the coding sequence ATGCAGCAAAACATTATTTTAACGATTCAGGATCATTTGAAAACACTCCCAGGATCTGAACAAAAAGTTGCTGAATATATTTTAACTAACACAAATGAAGTAATTACTTTAAGTGCACAAGAGTTGGCGAAAAAATCCGGGTCAAGTCCGGCAGCGATCATTCGTTTTTGCCGTTCGATCGAAGTCAACGGCTTTACCGATTTAAAGCTGCAGTTATCAGCTAATCTTGGCGCGGTTGATACACAGATGTATACAGAGGTCGAAAATGGAGAAACGACAGCTGCGATAAAAGAGAAGTTGCAGCATCGATTGGTCCATGTTCTAGAACGAACGAATGAACATTTAGAAGTTGAAGCAATCGATCGGGCAGTCAGTGAAGTAGAAGAATCAGAGATCGTCTTTGTCTATGGATTAGGTGCTTCATCGCTTGTAGCACAAGATATTTATCAAAAATTTACCCGACTAGGTTTAAGTGTTTTCTTTACGATGGATCTTCATTTGTTCGCTTCTGCTTTAGGAACGAATCAATTGAAAGGCTTATTTATTGGTATTTCAAATTCTGGAACAAATCCTGAAACAAATGCATTGGCAGAATTAGCGATTGAAAAAGGACTGCCAGTCGTTGCTTTGACAGCAGATAGAGAATCTGATTTAGCTCAAAAAAGTAAAATTTTATTATTGACGCCCAAAGGGGAGGAAGCGCCTTTAAGAAGTGCTGCTACAGTTTCTTTGACTGCACAGCTTTATGTCGTAGATGTGCTGTTCTTTGCTTATGGAGCAAAAAATTATGATAAAACACTAGAAAAAATCCAGCACTCTAGGGGAGCCGTTGAGATTTTAAAAAGGTACAAAGTTTGA
- a CDS encoding PTS transporter subunit EIIC — protein sequence MSEEKVKRLAREIYEEVGGQENVLKLRHCMTRVRMDIRNYDKVKLDELKKIDGVMGVVEDDTLQVVIGPGTVNKVAQEMVDMAGVKLGEPFPNKLSGKQLVEEKAAEVKAAQKEKNKSTSGFKKVLKSISNIFVPLIPAFVGAGIIGGIAAVMSNLLVAGTIGDSWQQYIDVLNIIKNGIFAYLALYTGINSASEFGATPALGGVIGAVTMLTGMNPEAPLPNILNGGTLSAGQGGIIGVIFAVWLLSLVEKQLHKIIPDSIDIIVTPTVSLLFIGLITIFLIMPIAGLISNSLVGVINVVLEKGGILAGFTLGATFLPMVMFGLHQILTPIHIEMINQTGMTLLLPILAMAGAGQVGAALALWIRCKKDAQLVEMIKGALPVGILGIGEPLIYGVTLPLGRPFITACVGGGIGGAVIGAFGNVGAIAIGPSGAALIPLIANNQWLAYVLGLLAAYAGGFVATFFFGIPKDLQENK from the coding sequence GTGTCAGAAGAGAAAGTAAAACGTTTGGCAAGGGAAATTTATGAAGAAGTTGGCGGACAGGAAAATGTGTTGAAATTGCGTCATTGTATGACAAGAGTTCGAATGGATATACGGAATTATGATAAAGTGAAGCTTGACGAGTTGAAGAAGATCGATGGTGTAATGGGCGTTGTAGAAGACGATACCTTACAAGTCGTGATCGGACCAGGGACGGTAAATAAAGTTGCTCAAGAAATGGTGGACATGGCTGGTGTTAAGCTTGGTGAGCCGTTTCCAAACAAGCTGTCAGGCAAACAATTAGTAGAAGAAAAAGCGGCTGAAGTAAAGGCTGCTCAAAAAGAGAAAAATAAGAGCACTTCAGGCTTTAAAAAAGTATTGAAATCGATCTCTAATATCTTTGTTCCGCTGATTCCTGCATTTGTTGGTGCCGGAATCATTGGAGGAATAGCCGCTGTTATGTCTAATTTACTGGTTGCAGGAACGATCGGTGACTCTTGGCAGCAGTATATTGATGTATTGAATATCATCAAAAACGGGATTTTTGCCTATTTAGCTTTATATACAGGGATCAACAGCGCGAGCGAATTTGGAGCAACACCAGCGCTTGGTGGAGTAATTGGTGCTGTAACGATGTTAACTGGGATGAATCCAGAGGCGCCGCTGCCGAATATTTTAAACGGTGGTACGTTATCTGCTGGACAAGGTGGTATTATTGGGGTTATTTTTGCAGTTTGGTTACTTTCATTAGTAGAAAAGCAATTGCATAAAATCATTCCTGATTCTATCGACATTATTGTCACACCAACGGTTTCTTTATTGTTCATTGGATTGATAACGATTTTCTTGATCATGCCGATCGCAGGCTTGATTTCAAATAGCTTAGTAGGTGTGATCAATGTAGTTTTGGAAAAAGGCGGGATTTTAGCAGGATTTACCCTAGGAGCGACATTCTTGCCGATGGTTATGTTTGGATTACATCAAATCTTAACCCCAATCCATATTGAAATGATCAATCAAACAGGAATGACATTACTATTACCGATATTAGCTATGGCAGGAGCAGGTCAAGTAGGAGCAGCTTTAGCTTTATGGATTCGTTGCAAAAAAGATGCACAGTTAGTTGAGATGATCAAAGGAGCGTTACCTGTTGGGATTTTAGGAATCGGTGAACCGTTAATTTATGGAGTTACTTTACCTTTAGGTCGTCCGTTTATCACTGCCTGTGTTGGCGGAGGAATCGGTGGTGCGGTAATCGGAGCTTTCGGCAATGTTGGGGCAATTGCGATCGGTCCAAGTGGTGCAGCTTTGATCCCGCTGATCGCTAATAACCAATGGCTTGCTTATGTGTTAGGATTATTGGCTGCATATGCTGGCGGCTTTGTTGCAACGTTCTTCTTTGGTATTCCAAAGGATCTTCAAGAAAATAAATAG
- a CDS encoding histidine phosphatase family protein, whose amino-acid sequence MNKPTVLYIIRHGKTMFNTIGRTQGWSDTPLTKEGEKVIHALGIGLKDIPFKEAYSSDSGRAMQTARIILQEHSKGAAIPYATDSRIREWCFGSLDGGYDGELWGVVPRILAFKNYEDMMTNRISYKDLAEAIIAADTADWAEPYDKIKERVWSGFEDIAHRREKDGGGNVMIVSHGLTISFLLSLIDSSLPMQIGLENGSVTKLIYENGRFTIDTVNDIHYIEDGQKQSSNN is encoded by the coding sequence ATGAACAAACCAACGGTGCTATACATTATCCGCCACGGGAAAACTATGTTCAATACGATCGGTCGAACACAAGGATGGTCGGACACACCTTTGACAAAAGAAGGTGAAAAAGTCATCCACGCTTTAGGTATCGGATTAAAAGACATCCCTTTTAAAGAAGCCTATTCTAGTGACAGCGGCCGTGCAATGCAGACTGCCCGTATTATTTTACAAGAGCATTCAAAAGGAGCCGCAATTCCTTATGCTACAGACAGCCGTATTCGGGAATGGTGTTTTGGTTCTCTAGATGGCGGCTATGATGGTGAATTATGGGGGGTCGTTCCACGAATATTAGCTTTTAAAAATTATGAAGACATGATGACCAATCGGATCAGCTACAAAGACTTAGCGGAGGCAATCATCGCAGCAGATACAGCCGATTGGGCAGAACCCTATGATAAAATCAAAGAACGTGTTTGGAGCGGATTTGAAGATATTGCCCATAGAAGAGAAAAAGATGGCGGTGGAAATGTTATGATCGTTTCTCACGGCTTGACGATTTCATTCTTGCTGTCTTTGATCGATTCAAGTTTGCCAATGCAGATCGGTCTGGAAAATGGCAGTGTAACTAAATTGATTTATGAAAATGGTCGATTTACGATCGATACAGTCAATGACATCCATTATATCGAAGATGGCCAAAAACAATCATCGAACAACTAA
- a CDS encoding DUF871 domain-containing protein, whose amino-acid sequence MYGISVFLGEDLTKEMQTYIQEMSRIGVKGIFTSLHIPEDNSELYAQRLRVLGEIASKNGMKLMVDISGEALNRAGFSFERLEEIIAIGVTGLRMDYAISNQKIAQVSHVMDVGLNASTITSKDVAELKRYEADFSNFEAWHNYYPRPETGLGSSFFSEKNEWLKASGFKVFAFAPGDDQLRGPLFMGLPTLEKHRHEHPLATMIELKERFAVDGVYIGDPMISKRTMRQLELYLSQGELFLEVIDMGSRYYSSILGEHVNRQDDARDVIRSADARFKKIDTIVPEESIVRSLGSVTIDNSEYGRYMGEIQLTKKTLPADKKVNVVARVVTEDQALIKRIAAGRKFKLLDKGTL is encoded by the coding sequence ATGTATGGGATATCAGTTTTTCTTGGTGAAGACCTAACAAAAGAGATGCAAACTTATATACAAGAAATGAGCCGCATTGGAGTAAAAGGAATATTTACTTCTTTGCATATTCCAGAAGACAATAGTGAATTGTACGCACAACGACTAAGAGTATTAGGTGAGATTGCTTCTAAAAATGGAATGAAGCTAATGGTCGATATCTCTGGTGAAGCCTTAAACCGCGCTGGTTTTTCTTTTGAACGTTTGGAAGAAATTATTGCCATCGGTGTGACTGGATTACGTATGGATTATGCGATTTCTAATCAAAAAATCGCTCAAGTATCACATGTTATGGATGTCGGCTTAAATGCCAGCACGATTACATCAAAAGATGTTGCTGAGCTCAAACGATATGAAGCCGATTTTTCAAATTTTGAAGCGTGGCATAATTATTATCCGAGACCAGAGACTGGCTTAGGCAGTTCTTTTTTCTCTGAAAAAAATGAATGGTTGAAGGCATCAGGCTTTAAAGTCTTTGCTTTTGCACCAGGGGATGATCAATTGCGTGGTCCTTTGTTCATGGGGTTGCCAACTTTAGAAAAACATCGTCATGAACATCCTTTAGCGACTATGATCGAATTGAAAGAGCGATTCGCAGTTGATGGTGTCTATATTGGCGATCCAATGATTTCTAAACGTACGATGCGGCAATTGGAGCTATATTTGAGCCAAGGTGAACTGTTTTTGGAAGTTATTGATATGGGCAGCCGCTACTATTCATCGATTTTAGGAGAACATGTGAATCGCCAAGATGACGCGAGAGATGTGATTCGCAGTGCAGATGCTCGCTTTAAGAAAATAGACACGATCGTACCAGAAGAATCAATTGTACGATCATTGGGCAGTGTGACCATCGATAATTCAGAATATGGCCGCTATATGGGTGAAATTCAATTGACAAAAAAAACATTGCCTGCAGATAAAAAGGTCAATGTGGTGGCACGAGTAGTTACTGAAGATCAAGCGCTAATAAAAAGGATCGCCGCAGGTCGTAAATTTAAACTGTTAGATAAGGGGACATTATAA
- the murQ gene encoding N-acetylmuramic acid 6-phosphate etherase, protein MNLEKLTTERRNQETMNLDEMTVEEALIKMNQEDQKVAIAVSEALPQIEPAVHVIIDAFKKDGRLIYMGAGTSGRLGVLDAAECVPTFGVDPEMVQGLIAGGQKAMTIAVEGAEDSKEFGQEDLIDIQLTDKDVVVGIAASGRTPYVIGGLEYAASIGAKTVSVSCNKHAEISRYADFPIEVDAGPEFLTGSTRLKSGTAQKLILNMLSTVSMIGIGKVYNNLMVDVKPTNEKLVERAKRIIMEATTCDYQTAADYFIKADENVKLAIVMLLTNSSKEEAETKLIQGNHFIKNTI, encoded by the coding sequence ATGAATTTAGAAAAACTGACAACAGAACGCAGAAATCAAGAAACAATGAATTTAGATGAAATGACTGTAGAAGAAGCGTTGATAAAAATGAATCAAGAAGATCAAAAGGTAGCTATTGCAGTTAGTGAAGCACTGCCGCAAATCGAACCGGCTGTTCACGTGATTATTGATGCTTTCAAAAAAGATGGACGTTTGATATATATGGGGGCGGGCACAAGCGGCCGCTTGGGTGTATTGGATGCGGCAGAGTGTGTGCCGACATTTGGTGTAGATCCTGAAATGGTGCAAGGTTTGATCGCTGGTGGGCAAAAGGCAATGACGATTGCCGTGGAAGGTGCGGAAGATTCTAAGGAATTTGGACAGGAAGATTTAATCGATATTCAACTAACTGATAAAGATGTCGTTGTTGGAATTGCAGCTAGCGGCCGTACTCCTTATGTAATTGGAGGATTGGAGTATGCGGCTTCTATTGGTGCAAAAACAGTTTCGGTTTCTTGCAACAAACATGCTGAAATCAGCCGTTATGCTGACTTTCCTATTGAAGTTGATGCAGGGCCTGAATTTTTAACAGGTTCCACACGTCTAAAATCTGGAACAGCACAAAAATTGATTTTAAATATGTTATCGACGGTGTCAATGATTGGAATTGGTAAAGTTTATAACAACTTAATGGTGGATGTGAAACCAACAAATGAAAAATTAGTGGAACGTGCTAAGCGTATCATTATGGAAGCGACAACTTGCGACTATCAAACAGCCGCTGACTATTTCATCAAAGCGGATGAAAATGTCAAACTGGCTATCGTGATGTTATTGACAAACTCCTCAAAAGAAGAGGCTGAAACAAAATTGATTCAGGGCAATCATTTTATCAAAAATACAATTTAA
- a CDS encoding MBL fold metallo-hydrolase: protein MLTIERILTGVIQENCYLIYNEENLLIIDPGAEAERIISLIKKTEKKPIAILLTHTHYDHIGAVEELRHHYHIPVYVSSLEQEWLSNPVLNLSGLGRHDDIADIVVQPAEMEFEMTDYELGGIKFSVVPTPGHSIGSVSLIFDDFVVTGDALFKGSIGRTDLHTGDMEQLLHSIRTYLFTLPDEFPAYPGHGDATTIEHEKKTNPFFN from the coding sequence ATGTTAACTATCGAACGTATCCTGACAGGTGTCATTCAGGAAAATTGCTATTTGATCTATAATGAAGAAAATCTTTTGATCATCGATCCAGGTGCAGAAGCAGAACGAATCATTTCCTTGATCAAAAAAACAGAGAAAAAACCGATCGCTATTTTACTTACACATACACATTATGATCATATCGGAGCTGTTGAGGAGTTGCGCCATCATTATCATATCCCCGTATATGTAAGCTCGCTTGAACAAGAATGGTTATCGAACCCTGTTTTAAATCTATCTGGATTAGGTAGACATGATGATATTGCAGATATCGTGGTTCAACCTGCGGAAATGGAATTTGAAATGACTGACTATGAACTTGGCGGAATCAAATTTTCTGTTGTGCCAACCCCTGGTCATTCCATTGGAAGTGTTAGTTTGATTTTTGATGATTTTGTTGTAACCGGAGATGCTTTATTCAAAGGAAGTATCGGCCGAACTGATTTGCATACAGGCGATATGGAACAGCTGCTTCACAGCATTAGAACCTATCTTTTTACTTTGCCTGATGAATTCCCAGCTTACCCAGGACATGGCGATGCGACAACGATCGAGCATGAGAAGAAAACCAATCCTTTTTTCAATTAA
- a CDS encoding PTS sugar transporter subunit IIA: protein MFGFLKKKEPSQVNETLYAVATGKVIPITEVNDPVFSQKMMGDGFAVLPETGEIYAPIEGKILSVFQTKHAVGMKMANGLEVLLHMGIDTVELNGAPFSIKVTEGTKVVPGTLIATVDLEKIISAGKATDMVVVITNMDAVKEFDLTKTGQVTAGEIVGSAKA, encoded by the coding sequence ATGTTTGGATTTTTAAAAAAGAAAGAACCATCACAAGTAAATGAAACACTATATGCAGTAGCAACTGGGAAAGTAATTCCTATCACTGAAGTAAATGATCCTGTATTTTCACAAAAAATGATGGGTGATGGCTTTGCAGTTCTTCCGGAAACTGGAGAAATTTATGCACCGATCGAAGGGAAAATTTTGAGCGTATTTCAGACGAAACATGCAGTTGGGATGAAAATGGCTAATGGACTGGAAGTTTTACTGCATATGGGAATCGATACAGTAGAATTAAATGGTGCACCGTTTTCTATCAAGGTGACGGAAGGAACAAAGGTTGTACCAGGAACATTGATTGCGACGGTTGATCTAGAAAAAATCATTTCAGCTGGTAAAGCAACCGATATGGTGGTCGTTATTACCAATATGGATGCTGTGAAAGAATTTGATCTAACAAAGACAGGACAGGTCACTGCTGGAGAGATAGTAGGTAGTGCAAAGGCATAA